One region of Haloprofundus salilacus genomic DNA includes:
- a CDS encoding M24 family metallopeptidase — translation MATRLPPSEFEARLDSIRGALADTDADAGVWFGATSIEYLTGFHHIQTERPVVLTVTPNRTEITVPRLEVERVEPNPRIDAVHHYFDYPGGEPLKTAVSMLRGMGVDAVAADSDGAPGVMGYQGPKLSEFLDVESQRWVDRMRWEKTDTEVDLIRESAKWANLGHRYLADYTEVGAHPATVSQRASTDASRAMLDTLGDRYSVRVRGDGPVHAGYISGTETSLPHGHTPNERLSEGDVLITGASANVDGYHSELERTMFVGDPTDEQEHYFELMLEAQTIAIEALGPGVSISHVDQLVWDYFEEQGVTEYAQHHVGHNIGLGGHEPPYIDRGWDEAQDDPADAEMAPGQVYTIEPGIYTEEFGYRHSDTIAVTERGTEWLTFFPRDLESNVIR, via the coding sequence ATGGCAACCAGACTCCCGCCCTCCGAGTTCGAGGCGCGTCTCGACAGCATCCGCGGCGCGCTCGCCGATACCGACGCCGACGCCGGCGTCTGGTTCGGCGCGACGAGCATCGAGTATCTCACCGGCTTTCATCACATCCAGACGGAGCGACCCGTCGTCCTCACGGTGACGCCGAACCGCACCGAGATTACCGTACCCCGCCTCGAAGTCGAGCGCGTCGAACCGAACCCCCGAATCGACGCCGTCCACCACTACTTCGACTACCCCGGCGGCGAACCGCTGAAGACGGCCGTCTCGATGCTGCGCGGGATGGGCGTCGACGCCGTCGCCGCCGACAGCGACGGCGCGCCCGGCGTGATGGGCTACCAGGGGCCGAAGCTCTCCGAGTTCCTCGACGTCGAGAGCCAGCGCTGGGTCGACCGGATGCGCTGGGAGAAAACCGACACCGAAGTCGACCTGATTCGCGAGTCGGCGAAGTGGGCGAACCTCGGCCACCGCTACCTCGCCGACTACACCGAAGTCGGCGCGCACCCGGCGACGGTCAGCCAGCGGGCGTCGACGGACGCCTCCCGCGCGATGCTCGACACGCTCGGCGACAGGTACTCGGTTCGGGTCCGCGGCGACGGGCCGGTCCACGCGGGCTACATCAGCGGCACGGAGACGTCGCTTCCGCACGGGCACACGCCGAACGAACGCCTCTCGGAGGGCGACGTGCTCATCACCGGCGCGTCGGCGAACGTCGACGGCTACCACTCCGAACTGGAGCGGACGATGTTCGTCGGCGACCCGACCGACGAGCAGGAGCACTACTTCGAACTCATGCTCGAAGCCCAGACTATCGCCATCGAAGCGCTCGGGCCGGGCGTCTCCATCAGCCACGTCGACCAACTCGTCTGGGACTACTTCGAGGAGCAGGGCGTCACCGAGTACGCCCAGCACCACGTCGGCCACAACATCGGTCTCGGCGGCCACGAACCGCCGTACATCGACCGCGGATGGGACGAGGCGCAGGACGACCCCGCCGACGCCGAAATGGCGCCCGGCCAGGTGTACACCATCGAACCCGGCATCTACACCGAGGAGTTCGGCTACCGCCACTCCGACACTATCGCCGTCACAGAGCGGGGCACTGAGTGGCTGACGTTCTTCCCGCGCGACCTCGAATCGAACGTCATTCGGTAG
- a CDS encoding Gfo/Idh/MocA family protein: MSEKTHSDAPIRVGIVGLGYIGTTVGGEFAHHPQARVTAVCDLVESARVDAGEQFSVPPESRYEQYEEMLDGENVDAVLIGTPHTLHYDQVVAALERGLHVLCDKPLTTDLERARDLYERARDADEVLMVGYQRHLNPAFVEARELWTETDRTPQWITAEISQDWVDRFRGTWRANPDLSGGGYLYDTGSHILDAILWTTDLTPTAVRADMTFVDDEQRVDERAELWIEFEEGANASVSVYGKTPCTREHIHIWDDEGAVYLDGREWEDRELSEIDAESTTHTPYLGGRSHPNKAETFIRSIREGTEPPATPMDGLRVTAVTEAAYESARSDGDWVSIDL, from the coding sequence ATGTCGGAGAAAACACACAGCGACGCCCCGATTAGAGTTGGTATCGTCGGTCTCGGTTACATCGGAACGACCGTCGGCGGCGAGTTCGCCCACCACCCGCAGGCCCGCGTCACGGCCGTGTGCGACCTCGTCGAGTCCGCACGCGTCGACGCGGGCGAGCAGTTCTCGGTGCCGCCAGAGTCGCGCTACGAACAGTATGAGGAGATGCTCGACGGCGAGAACGTCGATGCGGTTCTCATCGGTACGCCGCACACACTCCACTACGACCAGGTCGTCGCCGCGCTGGAGCGGGGTCTGCACGTGCTCTGCGACAAACCGCTGACGACCGACCTCGAACGGGCGCGGGACCTGTACGAACGCGCGCGCGACGCCGACGAAGTACTGATGGTCGGCTACCAGCGCCACCTCAACCCTGCGTTCGTCGAAGCGCGGGAACTGTGGACCGAGACGGATCGAACGCCGCAGTGGATAACCGCCGAGATTAGCCAGGACTGGGTCGACCGCTTCCGCGGTACGTGGCGCGCGAATCCGGACCTCAGCGGCGGGGGCTACCTCTACGACACCGGCAGCCACATCCTCGACGCCATCCTCTGGACGACGGACCTCACGCCGACGGCCGTCCGCGCGGACATGACGTTCGTCGACGACGAACAGCGCGTCGACGAGCGCGCAGAGCTGTGGATAGAGTTCGAGGAGGGGGCTAACGCCAGCGTCTCGGTGTACGGAAAGACGCCGTGCACCCGCGAACACATCCACATCTGGGACGACGAGGGCGCAGTGTACCTCGACGGGCGCGAGTGGGAGGACCGCGAACTTTCCGAGATCGACGCCGAAAGTACGACGCACACCCCGTATCTCGGGGGCCGGTCGCACCCCAACAAGGCCGAGACGTTCATTCGCTCCATCCGCGAGGGGACCGAACCGCCCGCGACGCCGATGGACGGTCTCCGCGTCACGGCAGTCACCGAGGCGGCGTACGAGTCCGCGCGCAGCGACGGCGACTGGGTGAGCATCGACCTGTAA
- a CDS encoding aldo/keto reductase has product MRHRELGTTGYDVTEVGLGTWNIGSDWGNVSEEEGREAVRTALDAGVDFIDTADVYGDSASERRIAEVLDEEDARDDVTVATKAGRRLDPHEAERYTRENLERFVDRSRENLGVDSLDLLQLHCPPTEVYYQPEVFDALENLKAAGKLDHYGVSVEKVEEGLKAIEYDGVETVQIIFNPFRQRPGELFFREAIRREVGVIVRVPLASGLLTGKLSVDDEFPENDHRNYNRDGEAFDVGETFAGVPFETGVRAADALEPAVPDDATLAQFTLRWILSFDAVSTVIPGSTSPEHIRQNVAAADLPEPTAQQHELVHEVYDEHVRDHVHHRW; this is encoded by the coding sequence ATGAGACATCGCGAACTCGGCACCACCGGCTACGACGTGACCGAAGTCGGCCTCGGCACGTGGAACATCGGCAGCGACTGGGGTAACGTGAGCGAGGAGGAGGGCCGCGAAGCCGTCCGCACCGCCCTCGATGCGGGCGTAGACTTCATCGACACCGCAGACGTCTACGGCGACAGTGCGAGCGAGAGACGCATCGCGGAGGTACTTGACGAGGAGGACGCCCGCGACGACGTGACCGTCGCGACCAAGGCGGGTCGTCGCCTCGACCCGCACGAAGCCGAGAGGTACACCCGTGAGAACCTCGAACGGTTCGTCGACCGGAGTCGCGAGAACCTCGGCGTCGACTCGCTCGACCTGCTCCAGCTGCACTGTCCGCCGACGGAGGTGTACTACCAACCCGAGGTGTTCGACGCGCTGGAGAACCTGAAGGCGGCCGGGAAGCTCGACCACTACGGCGTCAGCGTCGAGAAAGTTGAAGAGGGACTGAAAGCCATCGAGTACGACGGCGTTGAGACGGTGCAGATAATATTCAACCCGTTCCGCCAGCGCCCCGGCGAGCTGTTCTTCCGGGAAGCCATCCGCCGGGAGGTCGGCGTCATCGTCCGCGTGCCGCTGGCGTCGGGGCTGCTTACGGGGAAGCTCTCCGTCGACGACGAGTTCCCCGAGAACGACCACCGCAACTACAATCGCGACGGCGAGGCGTTCGACGTGGGCGAGACGTTCGCGGGCGTCCCGTTCGAGACGGGCGTCCGCGCCGCCGACGCGCTCGAACCGGCGGTGCCCGACGACGCGACACTCGCGCAGTTCACGCTCCGGTGGATTCTCTCGTTCGACGCCGTGAGCACCGTCATCCCGGGTTCGACCAGCCCCGAGCACATTCGCCAGAACGTCGCCGCCGCGGACCTCCCCGAACCGACGGCCCAGCAGCACGAACTCGTCCACGAAGTGTACGACGAGCACGTCCGCGACCACGTCCACCACCGCTGGTAG
- a CDS encoding formate/nitrite transporter family protein — translation MSVAPDPAEIFERAVAEGERRLDQSLLELVSTSFIAGFTVVFGIVTLGYVHGAAEPLLGEFAEIAGALAFGIAVVFLIVGRTELFTENFFDPTAKAVKSDSWMLSSLFRLWVVTFMFNLLGGGLFALVFSVEGALSAHAAEALRSFAVEFVRRGVFTEFANGVAGGALVALLSFLLAAVNSVRSRITVAYIVGFLLALGPFDHVVVTMLHVFFGVLFGADIGVASFAVMTATVTLGNFVGGLGLVTFTHVTQFKGARKSDS, via the coding sequence GTGTCAGTAGCTCCCGACCCCGCCGAAATTTTCGAGAGAGCGGTCGCGGAAGGCGAGCGACGCCTCGACCAGTCGCTGCTCGAACTGGTTTCGACGAGTTTCATCGCGGGATTCACGGTCGTGTTCGGCATCGTCACGCTCGGATACGTTCACGGGGCGGCCGAACCGCTACTCGGCGAGTTCGCCGAGATCGCTGGCGCGCTCGCGTTCGGCATCGCGGTCGTATTTCTCATCGTCGGCCGGACGGAGCTTTTCACCGAGAACTTCTTCGACCCGACGGCGAAAGCGGTCAAGTCGGACTCGTGGATGCTCTCGTCGCTCTTTCGTCTGTGGGTCGTCACCTTCATGTTCAATCTGCTCGGCGGCGGTCTCTTCGCGCTCGTCTTCTCTGTGGAGGGGGCGCTGTCCGCACACGCCGCGGAGGCGCTGCGATCGTTCGCCGTGGAATTCGTCCGCCGTGGAGTGTTCACGGAGTTCGCAAACGGCGTCGCGGGCGGTGCGCTCGTCGCACTGCTGTCGTTCCTCTTGGCCGCCGTCAACAGCGTCAGAAGCCGTATCACCGTCGCGTACATCGTCGGGTTCTTGTTGGCGCTCGGTCCCTTCGACCACGTCGTCGTCACCATGTTACACGTCTTCTTCGGCGTTCTCTTCGGCGCCGACATCGGAGTCGCATCGTTCGCCGTCATGACGGCCACCGTCACGCTCGGAAACTTCGTCGGCGGACTCGGGTTGGTGACGTTTACGCACGTCACTCAGTTCAAGGGTGCGCGCAAGTCGGACAGTTGA
- a CDS encoding zinc-ribbon domain-containing protein, giving the protein MSKVTFRADDDLVERLEALDASKSEVMREALRAYLDASERDDGWSEATPNLSKETVDRLVRERVDELVDEQLREIGSRRPQDVNVNISLDGSSDDGSQSRNTTVAESEATDEKSCNQCGEELSDEQMYCPNCGEKASRRLFCDCGDEVRSDWAFCPGCGRRTPAADVLERR; this is encoded by the coding sequence ATGAGTAAAGTGACGTTCCGCGCGGACGACGACCTCGTCGAGCGGCTGGAGGCGTTAGACGCCTCAAAGAGCGAGGTCATGCGCGAGGCGCTTCGTGCGTACCTCGACGCGTCGGAACGTGACGACGGGTGGTCGGAGGCGACGCCCAACTTAAGCAAGGAAACGGTCGACCGACTCGTCCGCGAGCGCGTGGACGAACTTGTCGACGAACAGCTCCGCGAAATCGGGAGCCGTCGCCCCCAGGACGTCAACGTAAACATCAGTCTCGACGGCTCGAGTGACGACGGTTCGCAGTCGCGTAATACAACCGTCGCCGAGTCGGAGGCGACCGACGAAAAGTCGTGCAACCAGTGCGGCGAGGAGCTGTCCGACGAGCAGATGTACTGCCCCAACTGCGGCGAGAAAGCGTCCCGTCGGCTGTTCTGCGACTGCGGCGACGAAGTGCGCTCCGACTGGGCGTTCTGTCCGGGCTGCGGCCGACGGACGCCGGCGGCGGACGTGCTCGAACGCCGGTAG
- a CDS encoding ribbon-helix-helix domain-containing protein, whose protein sequence is MERVTLRIPKQQIEEVEQMVETGEFPNRSEAIRSAVREMLNEQAEERDAKRHERTKRSWAKV, encoded by the coding sequence ATGGAGCGTGTGACACTACGAATTCCGAAGCAGCAGATCGAGGAGGTCGAACAGATGGTGGAGACGGGAGAGTTCCCGAACCGCAGCGAAGCCATCCGTTCGGCCGTCCGCGAGATGCTCAACGAGCAGGCAGAAGAACGCGACGCAAAACGCCACGAGCGAACCAAGCGCAGCTGGGCGAAGGTGTAA
- the ftsZ gene encoding cell division protein FtsZ produces the protein MQDIVQDALENAEAEQRDMEAQSDDDDFGEPRIVIVGCGGAGNNTINRLYNIGVEGADTVAINTDKQHLKMIEADTKILVGKSLTQGLGAGGDPSMGERATEMAQGTIKEVLGNADLVFVTAGMGGGTGTGAAPVVAKIAKEQGAIVVGMVSTPFNVERARTVKAEEGLEKLRNEADSIIVLDNNRLLDYVPNLPIGKAFSVMDQIIAETVKGISETITQPSLINLDYADMSTIMNQGGVAVMLVGETQDKNKTEEVVRDAMNHPLLDVDYRGASGGLVHITGGPDLTLKEAEGIADNITERLEASANVIWGARIQEEYKGKVRVMAIMTGVQSAQVLGPTTQKQADRSRASLDGSSEFETSQNRQRRTSANSNGSWQSDGGRDEVERNNGLDVIR, from the coding sequence ATGCAAGATATCGTACAAGACGCACTCGAAAACGCCGAGGCCGAGCAGCGTGACATGGAGGCGCAATCCGACGACGACGATTTCGGAGAACCCCGCATCGTCATCGTCGGCTGCGGTGGTGCTGGCAACAACACCATCAACCGCCTCTACAACATCGGAGTCGAGGGCGCCGACACCGTCGCTATCAACACTGACAAACAACACCTGAAGATGATCGAGGCCGACACGAAGATCCTCGTCGGCAAGTCGCTGACGCAGGGATTGGGGGCCGGCGGCGACCCCTCGATGGGCGAGCGAGCTACTGAGATGGCGCAGGGAACCATCAAAGAGGTCCTCGGCAACGCCGACCTCGTGTTCGTCACCGCGGGGATGGGCGGCGGCACCGGTACCGGTGCGGCACCCGTCGTCGCGAAGATCGCCAAAGAACAGGGCGCCATCGTCGTTGGCATGGTCTCGACGCCGTTCAACGTCGAGCGCGCCCGCACGGTGAAAGCCGAGGAGGGACTGGAGAAACTCCGCAACGAGGCGGACTCCATCATCGTCCTCGACAACAACCGCCTGCTCGACTACGTCCCGAACCTCCCGATTGGGAAGGCGTTCTCGGTGATGGACCAGATCATCGCCGAGACGGTGAAGGGTATCTCGGAGACCATCACCCAGCCGTCGCTCATCAACCTCGACTACGCTGACATGTCGACAATCATGAACCAGGGCGGAGTCGCGGTGATGCTCGTCGGGGAGACGCAGGACAAAAACAAGACGGAAGAGGTGGTTCGCGACGCGATGAACCACCCGCTTCTCGACGTGGACTACCGCGGGGCGTCCGGCGGGCTCGTCCACATCACCGGCGGCCCGGACCTCACGCTCAAGGAGGCCGAGGGCATCGCCGACAACATCACCGAACGCCTCGAAGCTAGCGCCAACGTCATCTGGGGCGCGCGCATCCAGGAGGAGTACAAGGGGAAAGTCCGCGTCATGGCCATCATGACCGGCGTCCAGAGCGCGCAGGTGCTCGGCCCGACGACCCAGAAGCAGGCCGACCGCTCACGCGCCAGCCTCGACGGGAGCTCGGAGTTCGAGACGAGCCAGAACCGCCAGCGCCGGACGAGCGCGAACTCGAACGGCTCGTGGCAGTCCGACGGCGGACGAGACGAGGTCGAACGCAACAACGGCCTCGACGTTATCCGCTAA
- the ncsA gene encoding tRNA 2-thiolation protein NcsA, producing the protein MECDKCDRDAVMVADYSGAHLCENHFCASVDKRVRRRVREDSLVPRDASPDDPDTWVIGLSGGKDSVVLTHILEDTFGRDPRIELVALSIHEGIEGYRDKSLDACVELCEELSLRHEVVSYEEELGVRMDDVVEKDPENMAPCAYCGVFRRDLLEQYAEKLGADKLFTGHNLDDEAQTALMNFLEGDVTQVAKHFDASIGDFEKRALSENFVPRAKPLRDVPEKEVALYAHLKDLPAHITECPHASEAYRGEIQQLLLKLEENHPGTRHSIMAGYEELARMAAEQYRGDGDEDVELNECERCGSKTGGTVCRKCKLVEAVQAV; encoded by the coding sequence ATGGAGTGCGACAAGTGCGACCGCGACGCCGTCATGGTCGCGGACTACTCTGGGGCGCATCTCTGCGAGAACCACTTCTGCGCCTCGGTCGACAAACGCGTCCGGCGACGCGTCCGCGAGGATAGCCTCGTCCCCCGCGACGCCAGCCCCGACGACCCCGACACGTGGGTCATCGGGCTCTCGGGGGGCAAAGACAGTGTCGTGCTCACCCACATCTTAGAGGACACGTTCGGGCGGGACCCCCGAATCGAACTCGTCGCGCTCTCCATCCACGAGGGTATCGAAGGCTACCGCGACAAGAGCCTCGACGCCTGCGTCGAACTCTGCGAGGAGCTCTCGCTCCGCCACGAGGTCGTCTCCTACGAGGAGGAACTCGGCGTCCGGATGGACGACGTGGTGGAGAAAGACCCCGAGAACATGGCCCCCTGCGCGTACTGCGGCGTCTTCCGACGCGACCTGCTCGAACAGTACGCAGAGAAACTGGGCGCGGACAAACTGTTTACCGGCCACAACCTCGACGACGAGGCGCAGACGGCGCTGATGAACTTCCTCGAAGGCGACGTGACGCAGGTGGCGAAGCACTTCGACGCGAGCATCGGCGATTTCGAGAAGCGCGCTCTCTCGGAGAACTTCGTCCCTCGCGCGAAACCGCTGCGCGACGTACCGGAGAAGGAAGTCGCGCTGTACGCGCACCTCAAAGACCTCCCGGCGCACATCACCGAGTGCCCGCACGCGAGCGAAGCTTACCGGGGGGAAATCCAGCAGTTGCTGCTCAAACTCGAGGAGAACCACCCCGGCACGCGTCACTCCATTATGGCCGGCTACGAGGAACTCGCGCGGATGGCCGCCGAGCAGTACCGCGGCGACGGCGACGAGGACGTCGAACTCAACGAGTGCGAGCGCTGTGGGTCGAAGACGGGCGGCACCGTCTGCCGGAAATGTAAACTCGTCGAGGCTGTTCAGGCGGTCTGA